The Zingiber officinale cultivar Zhangliang chromosome 9A, Zo_v1.1, whole genome shotgun sequence genome window below encodes:
- the LOC122018893 gene encoding rDNA transcriptional regulator pol5-like, with amino-acid sequence MGSSKKTAPTSADALDSENHVSVDEVSASEKENIDEGKTESLEDARSLKAMERRKKRKALDKGRHQLDEEKKKPRIDTPSEGAALADSQPAASLASSGHPGLHMNVFRDLASSDSLVREAAAESLVLELSEVQKAYEKKDKREDDGAIQLEAEKDDGLEDCAPALRYAIRRLIRGVSSTREYARQGFALGLTVVVRAIPAIKLSSVMKLTIDLLEVSSSMKGQEAKDNLLGRLFSYGSLARSGRIATDSSKNIDTSVIKEFITHVVSLYGKKRYLGEPAVSLICDVTDQLSSEVILNEVLKTTVLHDLFERAAEVGDPDALYLALKMQEKIQVDGEVFGKLLPCPFSAESFFSRDYLLYIANCFKESTFCLPRLHSLCPVVVNMLTSEITTHMEDDAVRSASGKKQKKIWKGCSSEDIAKNIRCFHEVVIEESLLQSSHDRKYLAFQILLLMLPKLPISCIKVVLSEKFVHCLMDILSNRDAWLYSVAQHFIKELIDLIGDDIDRRVSVIMSLQKHSSGKFDIITKTQLVKGLVAKFNTVPGCLQFVQSLMSLFVDDGTVTDEPSDQSHTTDENSDLGASEDKETSGSGNIDSLKNWIIDTMPRIQKNLNQNSDVKSVPHTEIVKHIEAKFQVQTGILKFLVVQGLFSASLGTEVTSFELQEKFKWPKASISSLLCSMCIKQLQSLLEDAQKRENQYASTGTKFDDLGSYFMCFLSTLHNIPSVSLYRILTNEDEKAFKRLLKMESKLSEEGKKIRPGPVANKFHAFRYLLIQLVLQVLLHPGEFSEAALEMIICFKKALPPAFADCDFSDEEYDGDDAPELMDVLVDTLLSLLPQSTGPLFFAVEQVFKACCDDITDAGLVQMLRVVKKDLKHPRHPIVDSDDDDEEDDDFLGIEEADEINEVGTDDAVDSDSHADGSEELIRSLATDDNKNSDSSGMDIVEAINQLAKGDNDLSASGDSDDDMDDDAMFRMDSYITKIFKERKLSGSDSAQSQLIPFKLRVLSLLEIYLQKNPGKTQVLMVYSYLAKAYVNSHMADSSEQLKQRIGGILQKKIFKVKDYPKSGDIQLHTLETLLEKNLKSASRSHHKTISLFAQDSTFWLLKIIHARNFSESELNGVINIFQNALTDYLNCKKSRLKAGFIKEVIKRQSWLGLFVLGFLLEKCISTKMEFRRIEILDIIECIIKSCIIPSKGETNEVAASRSKLFKKCLSAACELIQVLLSNMPEKKSRRLVVRRFSTQFLHAVSVRKLNNVFLKVLKPDSHSVWESQLGESFLSIKYSREK; translated from the exons ATGGGCAGCAGCAAGAAGACGGCACCGACTTCCGCAGACGCGTTAGATAGCGAGAATCATGTTTCGGTTGATGAGGTTTCTGCAAGTGAGAAAGAGAATATCGATGAAGGAAAAACGGAGTCCTTGGAGGACGCGAGGTCCCTGAAGGCcatggagaggaggaagaagagaaaggcaTTGGACAAGGGAAGGCACCAACTtgatgaagagaagaagaaaccGCGCATTGATACGCCTAGCGAAGGTGCTGCTTTGGCTGACTCGCAGCCTGCGGCTTCTTTGGCTTCTTCAGGCCACCCTGGGCTCCATATGAATGTGTTTAGGGATCTAGCATCTTCCGATTCTTTGGTTAGGGAAGCTGCTGCGGAGTCATTGGTTTTAGAGTTGTCTGAGGTTCAAAAGGCTTATGAAAAAAAGGACAAACGGGAGGATGATGGAGCTATTCAACTAGAGGCGGAGAAGGATGATGGGCTGGAAGATTGTGCGCCTGCTCTGAGATATGCCATTCGTCGACTTATTCGTGGGGTATCTTCTACTAGGGAG TATGCAAGGCAAGGATTTGCATTGGGGTTAACAGTTGTGGTTAGAGCAATTCCGGCTATCAAGTTGAGTTCAGTGATGAAATTGACAATTGATTTGCTTGAAGTATCTTCTTCAATGAAGGGTCAG GAAGCTAAAGATAACCTTTTGGGCCGCCTCTTTTCTTATGGTTCCCTTGCTAGATCTGGACGAATTGCGACTGATTCGAGTAAAAACATCGATACATCAGTTATCAAAGAGTTCATAACTCATGTTGTTTCTTTATATGGAAAGAAGCGATACTTGGGGGAGCCAGCAGTTTCTCTGATTTGTGATGTGACTGATCAG CTTTCTTCAGAAGTTATTTTAAATGAAGTGTTGAAAACTACTGTTCTACATGATTTGTTTGAGAGAGCTGCTGAGGTGGGAGATCCAGATGCCCTGTACTTGGCTTTGAAGATGCAAGAGAAAATACAAGTTGATGGCGAAGTGTTTGGCAAGCTGCTTCCATGCCCATTTAGTGCTGAAAGCTTCTTTAGTCGAGATTATCTGCTATATATTGCCAATTGCTTTAAG GAATCAACCTTCTGTTTGCCTCGTCTGCATAGTCTTTGTCCAGTAGTGGTGAACATGCTTACTTCGGAAATAACAACTCACATGGAGGATGATGCAGTGCGATCTGCATCTGGTAAGAAGCAAAAGAAGATTTGGAAAGGTTGCTCCTCGGAGGACATTGCTAAGAATATCCGATGTTTTCATGAGGTTGTAATTGAAGAGTCACTTCTTCAGTCTTCTCATGATAGGAAGTATTTGGCATTCCAAATCTTGTTGCTTATGCTTCCAAAATTGCCTATATCTTGTATCAAAGTTGTCCTTTCTGAGAAATTTGTGCATTGTCTCATGGACATTCTTTCAAACAGAGATGCATGGTTGTACAGTGTTGCCCAACATTTTATCAAGGAGCTCATTGATTTAATTGGAGATGATATTGATCGCCGTGTTTCAGTTATTATGTCCCTGCAGAAACACAGCAGTGGCAAATTTGATATTATCACCAAGACACAGCTGGTAAAGGGGTTGGTTGCTAAGTTCAATACTGTGCCTGGTTGTTTGCAGTTTGTGCAAAGTTTGATGAGTTTATTCGTTGATGACGGAACTGTTACTGACGAACCATCTGATCAAAGTCACACTACTGATGAAAATTCAGATTTAGGTGCTTCAGAGGATAAAGAAACTTCAGGTTCTGGTAATATAGATTCCCTCAAGAACTGGATTATAGATACCATGCCTCgtattcaaaaaaatttaaatcagaaTTCTGATGTAAAGTCAGTGCCACATACTGAAATTGTGAAACATATTGAGGCAAAATTTCAAGTCCAAAcaggaattttgaaatttctgGTAGTTCAAGGTTTGTTCTCTGCATCACTAGGCACTGAAGTTACTTCATTTGAGTTGCAAGAGAAGTTCAAATGGCCAAAAGCTTCTATTTCAAGTTTACTATGTAGTATGTGTATCAAACAGCTTCAATCATTGTTAGAAGATGCACAGAAAAGGGAAAACCAATATGCATCAACGGGCACTAAATTTGATGATCTGGGTTCTTATTTTATGTGTTTCCTGAGCACTTTGCACAACATCCCTTCAGTATCACTGTATAGAATCTTGACTAATGAAGATGAGAAGGCATTCAAAAGACTGTTGAAAATGGAATCCAAACTTTCTGAAGAG GGAAAAAAAATTAGGCCTGGTCCAGTTGCAAACAAGTTCCATGCATTCCGTTATCTATTGATCCAGTTGGTGTTGCAAGTACTTCTCCATCCAGGAGAGTTCTCTGAGGCTGCATTGGAGATGATTATATGCTTCAAGAAGGCTTTACCACCTGCATTTGCTGATTGTGATTTTTCAGATGAAGAATATGATGGTGATGATGCACCAGAGTTGATGGATGTGCTAGTTGACACTTTGCTTTCGCTTCTACCACAATCAACTGGTCCATTGTTCTTTGCAGTAGAACAG gTTTTCAAGGCCTGCTGTGATGATATAACAGATGCTGGATTAGTTCAGATGTTGCGAGTTGTGAAGAAGGATCTGAAGCATCCTCGCCATCCAATTGTAGAcagtgatgatgatgatgaagaggaTGATGATTTTCTTGGAATTGAAGAGGCAGATGAGATCAATGAGGTTGGAACTGATGATGCAGTTGACAGTGATAGTCATGCAGATGGTTCTGAGGAATTGATCAGGTCGTTGGCAACTGATGATAACAAGAATAGTGATTCTTCTGGGATGGACATAGTTGAGGCAATTAATCAACTTGCCAAGGGGGATAATGACCTTTCCGCTTCTGGTGATTCTGATGATGATATGGACGATGATGCCATGTTCCGTATGGATTCTTACATTACCAAGATTTTCAAGGAGCGCAAACTTTCTGGGAGTGACAGTGCTCAATCCCAACTCATACCCTTTAAACTTCGAGTTCTCTCACTGCTAGAAATTTATCTTCAAAAGAATCCAG GTAAGACTCAGGTCTTGATGGTGTATTCTTACTTGGCAAAAGCGTATGTGAATTCACATATGGCGGATAGTAGTGAGCAACTAAAACAACGCATTGGAGGCATTCTGCAAAAGAAGATATTTAAAGTAAAAGACTATCCAAAAAGTGGTGACATACAGCTCCACACTCTCGAAACCTTGTTGGAGAAGAATCTAAAATCAGCATCGCGTTCGCACCATAAAACCATATCTTTGTTTGCTCAAGACTCCACTTTCTGGTTACTAAAAATCATTCATGCACGGAATTTCTCTGAATCTGAACTGAATGGTGTGATCAATATATTTCAAAATGCATTAACTGACTACTTGAATTGTAAGAAGTCTCGTCTGAAAGCTGGATTCATTAAAGAGGTTATTAAGAGACAATCTTGGCTTGGGCTCTTTGTCCTTGGTTTTCTTCTGGAGAAATGTATCAGTACAAA